Within Candidatus Rubrimentiphilum sp., the genomic segment TGCGCCACGGCAAACTTCGTCCGCGACGCGGGGATGTCCACGACGTCGTGATTGGACGTGTTCGCGTTGCGAATCCGCGTTAGCATGTCGGCGATCGGATCGGTTATGACAGCCATATCGTTACCACGACGCCTTGGTGATGCCGGGGATGTTCCCCTTATGCGCATTCTCACGGAAGCAAATACGGCAGAGCCCGAACTTGCGGTAAAAACCGCGCGGGCGTCCGCAGAGCTCGCAGCGGTTATGCGCGCGCACCTTGAACTTCGGCTTGCGTTTCGACTTCTCGATTAGAGCTGTTTTAGCCAACTGATTCACCTTTGTTACCGGCCGCTCGTTGAAGCGGCAGACCCATCGCGCTGAGAAACTCGGTCGCTTCTTCGTCGTTTTTCGCCGTCGTCACGATCACGATGTCCATGCCGCGCATCTTGTCGACCTTGTCGTAATTGATCTCCGGGAAAACGATCTGCT encodes:
- a CDS encoding type Z 30S ribosomal protein S14, whose translation is MAKTALIEKSKRKPKFKVRAHNRCELCGRPRGFYRKFGLCRICFRENAHKGNIPGITKASW